The Lathyrus oleraceus cultivar Zhongwan6 chromosome 5, CAAS_Psat_ZW6_1.0, whole genome shotgun sequence genome includes the window TGACATTTTTAACAAAATGTAGGGGTATAAATATAACGGTAGGGGTGTAAGATAAAATTTTATTTTCTCTTTGAACCATTCTTTTATAAAGAAAACAATAATTAATAATTGATATTGTTAGATTAAACTTTACAATTAGGTATGAGAGTTTATAATAGTTATTACTACCTCTGATTTAAAATAACTGTTATTTTAGTAAataaaatttgttttaaaataaatatcatttttattttttaattatattttttaattattattttatacACTACAAAATATAATATCTCAGGACAATATTATTATATTTGTGAAAAAACTTTAAACGAAAATCATTTTAATACAGAGTGAGTATTATTAAAGATctacaaataaaaataataaataattaaaataatatgAAAATTATTAAATCTGATCTCAAAGACGAGCAGACCGGCTATGGTTCCGGTTCGTCCGGTCTAGACCAGCTGTAATACATTTTAGAAGTCAATATGACAAAATTTTCCATCCTGTCAAAATACCATTGGGCTATTATACGTGTTTTTCCCGATccaattttatttttatttttcgtATTTTCTTTTTTCATCTCTCGTCAACAATAAATCAACCAAATCACGAACTCTTGATAGAAAATCTTCATCCAAACGCGCAACAGAGAAAATGGACGCCATCGATTCCGTCTTCGATCCACTCAGAGAATTCGCTAAGGACAGCGTCAGGCTCGTTAAGCGTTGCCACAAACCCGATCGCAAAGGTATAACCCTAAATCTCTTCGTTTTCCGTCTGCTTGATTTGAATCTATACGCTGTAGatcttgaatttttttttgaattgtAGAATTCTCTAAGGTGGCTGTTCGTACCGCGATTGGTTTCGTTGTGATGGGATTCGTTGGGTTTTTCGTCAAGCTTATCTTTATCCCAATTAACAACATCATCGTTGGATCTGGTTAGGTATAATTAAATATTCATTGATTTTTTTTTCATCTGCTTATTTTGGAACTGTGATTTTAAAATTGTtaatttttttgttaatttttaAATTCCTTTAAGTTGAATGACATGTTGATGGAATGATTGTTATCAAGTACGGCTGAATT containing:
- the LOC127085445 gene encoding protein transport protein Sec61 subunit gamma, translating into MDAIDSVFDPLREFAKDSVRLVKRCHKPDRKEFSKVAVRTAIGFVVMGFVGFFVKLIFIPINNIIVGSG